A region from the Rhodamnia argentea isolate NSW1041297 chromosome 7, ASM2092103v1, whole genome shotgun sequence genome encodes:
- the LOC115737698 gene encoding disease resistance protein L6-like isoform X1, whose amino-acid sequence MYPPVTVDSPDLVLVQTNLPSFICESSGIVRISLVICSELRNLLLLNRCESGASFSLRLVAMEGCDYEVFLSFRGLDTRKGITDHLYTRLGEAGVRTYRDDEDLHTGEEIGPDLLGAIEQSKISIPILSKSYASSKWCLMELTKMVECRKRKGQIIMPIFYYVEPSELRYQTGCCGEALLVHKNKKRVDDETIGKWRDALSVVGGLKGWNIENVANRHEGQLVKQVVTTVLSELKKAYLEVCDFLVGIDDSVKEVLGMIDSDKDNVKTVGIHGMGGIGKTILAKVVYNQLSQEFAYTCFLGGVRDTSNSKGLVYLQNRLISDLSNQTLPSVDDVEKGRGTIKERFSSKKVLVLLDDVDDESQLIALLGRRCCFGHGSRILITTRDAMVLRAYKVNSTYLVEGMDFPRSLQLFSKHAFRRDHPPIEKLEQSREIVKFAQGLPLLLEVMGLTLSLRGQRKEIWDDYLMKLKKGVIKRIRSTLMISYEALDPNQRQIFLDIACLFDGYDKSTVMYMWEDCGLCPT is encoded by the exons ATGTACCCACCCGTGACCGTGGACTCCCCTGACTTGGTGTTGGTCCAAACCAACTTGCCCTCTTTTATCTGTGAATCCAGTGGGATTGTGAGGATTTCATTGGTAATCTGCTCAG AGCTCAGAAATCTGCTTTTACTGAATCGGTGCGAGTCAGGTGCTTCATTTTCTCTGCGACTGGTTGCAATGGAAGGGTGTGACTATGAAGTGTTTTTGAGCTTTAGAGGACTGGACACGCGCAAGGGCATCACCGATCATCTCTACACCCGTCTCGGAGAAGCAGGGGTCCGTACATATAGAGACGATGAAGATCTCCACACCGGTGAAGAGATCGGCCCGGATCTCCTGGGAGCGATTGAGCAATCGAAGATCTCCATacccatcttgtccaaaagTTATGCTTCCAGTAAGTGGTGTCTTATGGAGCTGACTAAGATGGTGGAGTGTAGGAAAAGGAAGGGGCAGATAATCATGCCCATTTTCTACTATGTCGAACCATCCGAGCTTCGATACCAAACCGGGTGTTGTGGCGAGGCCTTGCTTGTGCACAAAAACAAGAAGCGAGTGGACGATGAGACCATCGGAAAGTGGAGAGATGCTCTCAGTGTGGTTGGAGGGTTAAAGGGATGGAACATAGAGAACGTGGCTAACAG GCACGAAGGACAACTAGTTAAACAGGTCGTTACCACGGTTTTAAGTGAGCTGAAGAAGGCTTATTTGGAGGTTTGTGACTTCTTGGTTGGTATTGACGACAGTGTGAAAGAGGTGTTGGGGATGATAGACAGCGATAAGGACAATGTAAAGACTGTGGGAATCCACGGAATGGGTGGCATCGGAAAAACTATTCTTGCCAAGGTAGTCTACAACCAGCTTTCTCAGGAGTTTGCTTACACTTGTTTCCTTGGTGGTGTTAGAGATACTTCAAACTCGAAAGGACTTGTGTATTTGCAAAACCGACTAATTTCAGATCTCTCAAATCAGACACTTCCAAGTGTTGATGACGTTGAGAAGGGAAGGGGGACAATCAAAGAGAGGTTTTCTAGTAAGAaagttcttgttcttcttgacGACGTCGATGACGAGAGTCAACTAATTGCACTTTTGGGGAGGCGGTGTTGCTTTGGTCACGGAAGCCGGATACTTATAACCACAAGAGATGCAATGGTTCTCCGTGCATACAAAGTAAATTCGACTTATTTAGTTGAGGGAATGGATTTCCCTAGATCCCTTCAGCTATTTAGCAAGCATGCTTTCAGAAGAGATCACCCtccaattgaaaaattggaacaaTCCAGAGAAATTGTGAAGTTCGCCCAAGGTCTTCCGTTGCTTCTTGAG GTTATGGGTTTGACTTTATCATTACgtggacaaagaaaagaaatatgggatgaTTACTTGATGAAGTTGAAAAAGGGAGTCATCAAAAGAATCAGAAGCACGTTGATGATAAGTTATGAAGCACTAGATCCTAATCAGAGAcaaatatttcttgatatagcttgtcttttcGATGGATATGATAAGAGTACGGTAATGTACATGTGGGAAGACTGTGGTTTATGCCCAACATAA
- the LOC115737698 gene encoding disease resistance protein L6-like isoform X3 has translation MEGCDYEVFLSFRGLDTRKGITDHLYTRLGEAGVRTYRDDEDLHTGEEIGPDLLGAIEQSKISIPILSKSYASSKWCLMELTKMVECRKRKGQIIMPIFYYVEPSELRYQTGCCGEALLVHKNKKRVDDETIGKWRDALSVVGGLKGWNIENVANRHEGQLVKQVVTTVLSELKKAYLEVCDFLVGIDDSVKEVLGMIDSDKDNVKTVGIHGMGGIGKTILAKVVYNQLSQEFAYTCFLGGVRDTSNSKGLVYLQNRLISDLSNQTLPSVDDVEKGRGTIKERFSSKKVLVLLDDVDDESQLIALLGRRCCFGHGSRILITTRDAMVLRAYKVNSTYLVEGMDFPRSLQLFSKHAFRRDHPPIEKLEQSREIVKFAQGLPLLLEVMGLTLSLRGQRKEIWDDYLMKLKKGVIKRIRSTLMISYEALDPNQRQIFLDIACLFDGYDKSTVMYMWEDCGLCPT, from the exons ATGGAAGGGTGTGACTATGAAGTGTTTTTGAGCTTTAGAGGACTGGACACGCGCAAGGGCATCACCGATCATCTCTACACCCGTCTCGGAGAAGCAGGGGTCCGTACATATAGAGACGATGAAGATCTCCACACCGGTGAAGAGATCGGCCCGGATCTCCTGGGAGCGATTGAGCAATCGAAGATCTCCATacccatcttgtccaaaagTTATGCTTCCAGTAAGTGGTGTCTTATGGAGCTGACTAAGATGGTGGAGTGTAGGAAAAGGAAGGGGCAGATAATCATGCCCATTTTCTACTATGTCGAACCATCCGAGCTTCGATACCAAACCGGGTGTTGTGGCGAGGCCTTGCTTGTGCACAAAAACAAGAAGCGAGTGGACGATGAGACCATCGGAAAGTGGAGAGATGCTCTCAGTGTGGTTGGAGGGTTAAAGGGATGGAACATAGAGAACGTGGCTAACAG GCACGAAGGACAACTAGTTAAACAGGTCGTTACCACGGTTTTAAGTGAGCTGAAGAAGGCTTATTTGGAGGTTTGTGACTTCTTGGTTGGTATTGACGACAGTGTGAAAGAGGTGTTGGGGATGATAGACAGCGATAAGGACAATGTAAAGACTGTGGGAATCCACGGAATGGGTGGCATCGGAAAAACTATTCTTGCCAAGGTAGTCTACAACCAGCTTTCTCAGGAGTTTGCTTACACTTGTTTCCTTGGTGGTGTTAGAGATACTTCAAACTCGAAAGGACTTGTGTATTTGCAAAACCGACTAATTTCAGATCTCTCAAATCAGACACTTCCAAGTGTTGATGACGTTGAGAAGGGAAGGGGGACAATCAAAGAGAGGTTTTCTAGTAAGAaagttcttgttcttcttgacGACGTCGATGACGAGAGTCAACTAATTGCACTTTTGGGGAGGCGGTGTTGCTTTGGTCACGGAAGCCGGATACTTATAACCACAAGAGATGCAATGGTTCTCCGTGCATACAAAGTAAATTCGACTTATTTAGTTGAGGGAATGGATTTCCCTAGATCCCTTCAGCTATTTAGCAAGCATGCTTTCAGAAGAGATCACCCtccaattgaaaaattggaacaaTCCAGAGAAATTGTGAAGTTCGCCCAAGGTCTTCCGTTGCTTCTTGAG GTTATGGGTTTGACTTTATCATTACgtggacaaagaaaagaaatatgggatgaTTACTTGATGAAGTTGAAAAAGGGAGTCATCAAAAGAATCAGAAGCACGTTGATGATAAGTTATGAAGCACTAGATCCTAATCAGAGAcaaatatttcttgatatagcttgtcttttcGATGGATATGATAAGAGTACGGTAATGTACATGTGGGAAGACTGTGGTTTATGCCCAACATAA